From the genome of Aspergillus oryzae RIB40 DNA, chromosome 4:
TCAGCCAGCGGAACAGACGCTAAATTGATATGGGAGACTTCATACCCCTGGGGGGATTTTCCAGCCCCTAAATTCCAGTGTCTCCTCAGGCGCAATCCGCGGGAGACGTGATGTGACAACGGCAGAGACGCGAAGCCCCTCTTTAATGACTGCAGTCTTATCCGAAGTGAGTTGGAGTCATGGAAAGGAGTCATGCAATGGAGGCGCTCCGTTGCTCACCAGATACGGAAGTTTTTCAAGCGTGTTCAAGCAAAGCTCATCTCGTGAGTGTGCAGTCTTATCCTGAAGCTCCTCGCGTAGCTCTCGACAGACCAGCGGAGAACGAAGAACATGGAACATTGTGATGGCCAAAACTTGAGACGGAGCGTCAATCCCCGCAACCATCAGAAATTTGGCATCATCAGCCAATCTGTACAGCACCCGCTCCTTCAGAGGTAGTTTCAGATTGTGCATAAGCTGCGAAAAGATGCCATTCTCCTTGACGCCATCCTTGTTCATCGCATACACGTGTTGCATTTGGTTCTCTACCCCCTGAAGCCTGTGTCAGCAACACACAGATTTACATCAGCAGTTCAACCAAATCTTCACACGCTACTTACCTTTTCCATATAATCAATATGCCGCACCACAGGAGTGAGCAGCGCAGTGGCCCACACGGGCAGGAAACGAAAAACAACCACTAGCCAGGGAAAATGCCTCGTAAGGAGTAATTTGCCAAAGGCTCCTGTCACGACATTCTTCCATCTATCATCTagtctttctctcctcaaCTCTTCGAAGCACCCGCTCTCCCCAAATGCACAGGTCGAAACAACATCCACAGCAAACGACACGAAATAGGCATGCAACTCCACCGCCTCACCACTCCTCATAGCCTTCTTCATATGCTCACAAAGTAAATCTAACTTTGCCTTGATAACTCCCTCTAAATCCCTCACGGCTTGCTTAGAGAGAAAGGGACTAAGCATTCCCCGTCGCAAGCGGTGGTGATCAGATTCCGGCGTGGCGAAGGTCGAGGTCGGAGCTCCGACAGATAGGAACCAGAGGTACTTGTCTCGTCGCCTGGTGGGCCCTGCGTAGAGGGTATTGTAATAGTCCGGG
Proteins encoded in this window:
- a CDS encoding cytochrome P450 (cytochrome P450 CYP3/CYP5/CYP6/CYP9 subfamilies) produces the protein MMPTFFQAVCSTCIALAIYTASLAIYRLFLSPLAKFPGPTLAALTGWYEVFFDVLLGGQFMWEIERLHGKYGPIVRINPHELHIKDPDYYNTLYAGPTRRRDKYLWFLSVGAPTSTFATPESDHHRLRRGMLSPFLSKQAVRDLEGVIKAKLDLLCEHMKKAMRSGEAVELHAYFVSFAVDVVSTCAFGESGCFEELRRERLDDRWKNVVTGAFGKLLLTRHFPWLVVVFRFLPVWATALLTPVVRHIDYMEKGVENQMQHVYAMNKDGVKENGIFSQLMHNLKLPLKERVLYRLADDAKFLMVAGIDAPSQVLAITMFHVLRSPLVCRELREELQDKTAHSRDELCLNTLEKLPYLTAVIKEGLRVSAVVTSRLPRIAPEETLEFRGWKIPPGTPVSMSSHFILRDPAIFPDPLVFQPERWLKQSTTGSSLDRYLVPFSKGSQGCLGPNMAHAWLYLALATLLQRFEFSLFETTEENIRTVRDCFNGQTKPGQNNIRVKVLTEFI